Below is a window of Stappia sp. DNA.
ACATCGAAGAGCTGGGCCATGTGCGGGATCGTCGCCAGATTCGCTTCCTCGATCGGCGCCGGATAGGCCGCGGTGCACTTCAGCAGGATCAGGTCGGAACAACCGTTGTCGCGCAAGGTGCGGACGGCTTCGTCGATCTCGGCCAGTTCCCCCATCCCGGTGGAGAGGATCACGGGCTTGCCGGTCGCCGCGACGCGGCGCATCAGCGGAATGTCGACGAGCTCGCTCGACGCAATCTTGTAAAGCGGCACATTGAGGTTCTCGAGGAAATCGACGGCCGTGAAATCGAACGGCGTCGAGAAGGCGATCATGCCCAGGCTTCGGGCATAGTCGAACAGCTCCTCGTGCCACTCCCACGGCAGATGGGCCTCTTCATAGAGCTGATAGAGGTTCTTCCCTTCCCAGATCGTGCCACTGACCTGGAAACTCTCGTCATTGCTGTCGAAGGTCAGCGTGTTCGCGGTATAGGTCTGCAGTTTGATCGCGTCGGCCCCGCACTCGGCGGCGACCTTCACGATCTCGCGGGCGCGATTGATATCGTGATTATGGTTGGCCGACAGCTCGGCAATGATGAAGCTGGGATGAGAAGGGCCCACTTTCCGGCCGGCGATGGCGATGTCCTGCATGGTCAAGCCTCTTCTTTTGTCTTGCGGTTTTCTTCAATACGGGCGTTCAGGGTCCTGGCGATCAGTGCCGCGCCATCCTCGCCGCCGAGTTCGGCGGCCTTCCGGCCCATGTCTCGTAACGTCTCGGGGTGATGCGCGAGGAACGTCAGCGCATCCGCCACGCCTCGATCAGGATAGCCTTTTTGCGCGTCCAGCACGATGGCGGCCTCGGCCGCCGCCATTGCGCTTCCGACCATGGTCTGGTTGTCGGTGAGAACCAGAACCACAGAGGGCAACCCGAGGCAATTGCGTTCCCACGTCATGGTGCCGCCGGCGCCGATCGCGAGATCGGCCTGACACATGAGCTGGGCGACGTTGGTCGCATCGACATGCAAGGCGACACGATCCCCGTATCTGGCCGCGCTGGCGCGCAGGTGCGGCAGATCCGCGGTCATCGATCCGGCCACGACATCGATCCGCGCTTCGGGGAGGGTCTCTGCCGCGGTTTCCAGCGCCTGCACCGTCATGCCGAATGGATCCGTGCCGCCCATTGCGATGAACAGCCTGGCGATGCCCTCGCGGTCCTGCTGCCGACGCGAGAGGCATGCCTGCCGCAGTCCGACGAAGATCGGGTCGATGATCTGGAACCGGCTGCCGACATGCAACTCGGTGTGATCCGGCACGAGTCCGGAGTAGGTCGTCGAGTCGCGTCCGAGATTGACGTCGAACACCATGTCGACATCCAGAACACGGTCGGCCATGTCGTCGATTGCCGCCAGGAACGGCACGACCTTGCGGTACATCCGGTGCGTGTCGGCGCCCAGGCCATAGTGATCGAAGAACACGCCCACAAGCTCCGCATCCTGCCCAGCCAGGGCGGCAACGCCGTCGTCTTCGGTCCCGATCACCGTCACCGTGTCGAACACATCGCGCACCGCCGGCAGGACCGCCTCGGTATCGGGCCCGCAAAGCAGAAGCGTGGTCAGCCCTTCAGCCTTGAGGTAGCGGGCGAGTATTGTCATTCGCCGTATGTGGCCGGAGCCGATTGCGGCACTGGCATCTGTGCGAATTGCGAACACGCCGGACATCGACAGAAAGCCTCGTCAATCCTGCTGTGAAAGGAAGGAAAGAAAATCGTCGAAGCTGCGCAGTCTGGAGAGGTTTGCCGAGGGGATCGAAACGTCGAACCGCCGCTCGACCTCCATGACCAGCCGCATGTGACCGAGCGAATCCCAGGTCTCGACCTCGCCGATGCGCCAGCTGTCGCGTGCCTCCGGAAGGCCTTTCGTGAAGATTTTCCGGAACGCGCTCTCGAGGTCCGCGGCCAGATCGTCATTCACGGAGGGTTTCGCCGGCGCGGTCGCGGCCGGCAGTTCGGGAAGAGACGTGCGCGGTGCGAAGCTCCCGTAGGCTTCCACGAGTTCGAACAACCCGTGGGCGGGGTGCATCAGAAACGCCACGCGGCGCCCATCGTAGGCGTCATCGGCACGCGGTTCGACGATCACCCGTGCGCCGACCGAGCGCGCGGCCTTTAGCGACATGTCCAGATCGGCGACCGCATAGCACAAGTGATAGGCGCCGCCGCCGCCGTCAACATGAGCCGCAATCGGCGAATCGCCGTTTTCCGGCAGTCCCAGAACCTCGATGCAGAGGTCGCCGCCGAATGTGACGAACAGAAAATGGACCTTCTGGCTGTTGTTCCAGCCGGGCCCGCGCAAGGTGCGGGCGCCCGGCATGGCGAGAAAATGGCGCGAAGTCTCTTCGAAGGACCCCGTCGTCACCGCAACGTGGTCGACCCAGAGGGCTCCGATTTCCTTGAGCATGCAGCTGTTCCGTCTCCAGGTGTCGCGTGCTTGGTCTGCACTCTATGGACGTCTCAGGTCAGATGTAGTCGAACCAGTCGGGGAAGGCGACCGGCTTGCCGAGATCGAGAACGAAATGCTCGCCGTCCTCGGTGACGAAGTCATGGCGCGCGTAGACGTCCCGGCACGGGTGGTTCCGGTCCGTCTCGAACACCGGACCCGTCACCGTCTTGCACTGCCGTGCAAGGGCGCGCTTGCAGATCTCCGCCAGGATGGCGGTCTCGACGCCGCGGCCCAGAACCCGGCAGGACATCACGAAATTGTCGATCCAGGCGCTTTTGTCGTCGCGGTAGGTGACCACCAGGACGGCAATGACCTCGTCCGATCCGAAGCGGTCGGTGATGCGGACCGTCAGGATGTCACCGCCCTCGGCGATGATCGCATTCGCCTCCGCCTCGGAATATCGCCGGGTCGTGGTGTTGAACTGGTTGGTTTTTGCGATCAACTGCAGCGCGCGGGGCCGGGTGGCATCGGTCACATTCGCGATCTCGATGCCCATGCCGAGGTTGCGAAGGAAGCTGTTGCGGTCCGTCGAGGTCTTTTCGACCCGCTGGATCTCGGCGCGGATCTTGTATTTCTTGGCCCGGTCGCGGTCCTGGTCGATCAGCCGCTCGGCGCTGAGCGCCGGATGCGCGGCAAGAAATCGGGGCCAGTCGGAGACGTCGGCCGGCATCTCCGGCACGATGACGCAGGGGCAATTCTGCCGCACTTCGCCGCGTTCCATCGGATTGTCGTCGATGAACATCAGCGAGGACAGGCCCAGATCGATTTCTTTCGAAATCTCCAGAATGTTCTGCGACTTCGGCATCCAGTTGATGCGATGGGTAATGAGGTCGCTTTCGCCTATGACCATGTTCGGGTTGTTGCGAAACACGTCCAGGGCAACATGCTCGGTGTTCTTGCTGCAGACCGTGAGAATGATGCCGCGCGACACCAGCGACTTGACGAAATGCTGAAAGGCAACGAACTGGTTGCCCGGAAAGTCGGTGCCGAGATCGAGACCGAACGTCCCGTCGTCGCCGACAACGCCTCCCCACATGGTGTTGTCGAGATCCAGCACGAGCGCGCGCGCCGTCTGTCCGTTGAGCGCCATCAGCGCACCGGTCAGGAGCCGGTGATAGGCCGGGGTGAACTTCGGCCCGAAGGGAAAGCGCCCCATCAGCCAGTACTTCCCGGGATCCGCGGAATCCTCGCCGATCTCGTCGATCAGGCGTGAGATCGGCAGCAGCGTGCAATCGGCAAGACCGTCGCAGAGCTCGGCCAGGGTGTCGTTCATCTGGCGCACCGCCCGTTCAAGGGCGCCGCGGCCGGCGGTGGCATCCTGGAAGGTGGTCATCGCCGGTCGCACGGGGCGAATGTCGTGCACGAAGAGATGGCCGTCCAGGGCGGATCGGATTTCCCGGATTTGCTCCGTGTAGTCCGCGAAGCGCGCGAGAACGCCCTCGAGCATGGACTCCGACGGCGTCTCCAGCGGCAGCATGAAATCCTCGAAGCGCTCGGCCATCACGATGTAATCGGGGTTGGCCTTGCGCAGTTCGCTGTCCGGCGTGAGCAGGTCCATCATGCCTTGACCGAAGGGCGGCGTGTAGCAGTGCAGGCGCTGGCGGGTCTGCGCCTGCTGCGCGTCGCCCAGATCGGTGACGACCTCGTCCCAGTTCGCCGCGCCGACGATGACGAGGCTCGGGATGTCCGGCGCAAGGGTGTCATCGCCACTTGCGCCCTCGGGCATGGCGGCGGCGGCCGCAGTCTGTGACAAGGTCCTGGACTTCATGCTGTC
It encodes the following:
- a CDS encoding HAD-IIIC family phosphatase, yielding MLRWRNMPHVRASMINQAEIRPEDHKAWWARAREDASKRFLIAERDGMPLAVINFFDIDPQEGSAWWGFYLTDLAEKSGDGLAMWIDVESLALRFAFEVLRLETLLCETRATNDPVLMLHDRFGFETLPSEGFPNALAHDLVVKRYTRDMFDSMKSRTLSQTAAAAAMPEGASGDDTLAPDIPSLVIVGAANWDEVVTDLGDAQQAQTRQRLHCYTPPFGQGMMDLLTPDSELRKANPDYIVMAERFEDFMLPLETPSESMLEGVLARFADYTEQIREIRSALDGHLFVHDIRPVRPAMTTFQDATAGRGALERAVRQMNDTLAELCDGLADCTLLPISRLIDEIGEDSADPGKYWLMGRFPFGPKFTPAYHRLLTGALMALNGQTARALVLDLDNTMWGGVVGDDGTFGLDLGTDFPGNQFVAFQHFVKSLVSRGIILTVCSKNTEHVALDVFRNNPNMVIGESDLITHRINWMPKSQNILEISKEIDLGLSSLMFIDDNPMERGEVRQNCPCVIVPEMPADVSDWPRFLAAHPALSAERLIDQDRDRAKKYKIRAEIQRVEKTSTDRNSFLRNLGMGIEIANVTDATRPRALQLIAKTNQFNTTTRRYSEAEANAIIAEGGDILTVRITDRFGSDEVIAVLVVTYRDDKSAWIDNFVMSCRVLGRGVETAILAEICKRALARQCKTVTGPVFETDRNHPCRDVYARHDFVTEDGEHFVLDLGKPVAFPDWFDYI
- the pseG gene encoding UDP-2,4-diacetamido-2,4,6-trideoxy-beta-L-altropyranose hydrolase yields the protein MSGVFAIRTDASAAIGSGHIRRMTILARYLKAEGLTTLLLCGPDTEAVLPAVRDVFDTVTVIGTEDDGVAALAGQDAELVGVFFDHYGLGADTHRMYRKVVPFLAAIDDMADRVLDVDMVFDVNLGRDSTTYSGLVPDHTELHVGSRFQIIDPIFVGLRQACLSRRQQDREGIARLFIAMGGTDPFGMTVQALETAAETLPEARIDVVAGSMTADLPHLRASAARYGDRVALHVDATNVAQLMCQADLAIGAGGTMTWERNCLGLPSVVLVLTDNQTMVGSAMAAAEAAIVLDAQKGYPDRGVADALTFLAHHPETLRDMGRKAAELGGEDGAALIARTLNARIEENRKTKEEA
- a CDS encoding VOC family protein, whose product is MLKEIGALWVDHVAVTTGSFEETSRHFLAMPGARTLRGPGWNNSQKVHFLFVTFGGDLCIEVLGLPENGDSPIAAHVDGGGGAYHLCYAVADLDMSLKAARSVGARVIVEPRADDAYDGRRVAFLMHPAHGLFELVEAYGSFAPRTSLPELPAATAPAKPSVNDDLAADLESAFRKIFTKGLPEARDSWRIGEVETWDSLGHMRLVMEVERRFDVSIPSANLSRLRSFDDFLSFLSQQD
- the pseI gene encoding pseudaminic acid synthase; this translates as MQDIAIAGRKVGPSHPSFIIAELSANHNHDINRAREIVKVAAECGADAIKLQTYTANTLTFDSNDESFQVSGTIWEGKNLYQLYEEAHLPWEWHEELFDYARSLGMIAFSTPFDFTAVDFLENLNVPLYKIASSELVDIPLMRRVAATGKPVILSTGMGELAEIDEAVRTLRDNGCSDLILLKCTAAYPAPIEEANLATIPHMAQLFDVVAGLSDHTPGSTAPVVATVLGSRVIEKHLTLRRADGGPDSEFSMEPEEFADMVKAVRAAESAIGTVRYAPTAKEMRSRDFRRSLFVVADVKAGDPFTPENVRSIRPATGLHTRHYDDVLGKTASHDIRAGKPLELSDLAG